In Rathayibacter sp. VKM Ac-2762, one DNA window encodes the following:
- the galK gene encoding galactokinase yields MTAAPASLTAVAESAAAAFERTFGRPAAGVWAGPGRVNLIGEHTDYNDGFVFPFAIDRATAMAVAPREDRLIRISSAFSPDVVEVALDELGPGAVTGWSAYPLGVVWALTEYGVDLGSRSGFDAYVDSDVPVGAGLSSSAALMCAMAVALDELWHLGFDRATMARVGRRAENVAVGAPTGIMDESASLFGKRDAAVFLDCRSLDTEVVPLGFEEAGLVLLVVDTRVEHAHATGGYAERRASCELGAATLGVPSLRELTVDDLPRAQELLDDVTYRRVKHVVTEDVRVLETVRTLREHGPRAIGDLLDAGHVSLRDDFEISVPELDTAVEAARGAGAIGARMTGGGFGGSAIALTPVEKEEEVRAAVLAAFAEKGFTTPELFLVTAADGAGRVL; encoded by the coding sequence ATGACCGCCGCTCCCGCCTCCCTGACCGCCGTCGCCGAGAGCGCGGCCGCCGCCTTCGAGCGCACCTTCGGCCGCCCCGCCGCGGGCGTCTGGGCCGGCCCCGGCCGCGTGAACCTGATCGGCGAGCACACCGACTACAACGACGGCTTCGTCTTCCCCTTCGCGATCGACCGCGCCACGGCGATGGCCGTCGCTCCGAGGGAGGACCGCCTGATCCGGATCAGCAGCGCCTTCTCCCCCGACGTGGTCGAGGTCGCTCTCGACGAGCTCGGCCCCGGCGCCGTGACCGGCTGGTCGGCCTACCCGCTCGGCGTGGTCTGGGCGCTCACCGAGTACGGCGTCGACCTGGGCTCCCGCTCGGGCTTCGACGCGTACGTCGACTCCGACGTGCCGGTCGGCGCGGGGCTCTCGAGCTCGGCGGCGCTGATGTGCGCGATGGCCGTCGCCCTCGACGAGCTCTGGCACCTCGGTTTCGACCGCGCGACGATGGCCCGCGTCGGTCGTCGCGCCGAGAACGTCGCGGTCGGCGCCCCCACCGGGATCATGGACGAGTCCGCCTCCCTCTTCGGGAAGCGCGACGCCGCGGTGTTCCTGGACTGCCGCAGCCTCGACACCGAGGTCGTCCCCCTCGGCTTCGAGGAGGCCGGCCTCGTCCTGCTCGTCGTCGACACGCGCGTCGAGCACGCGCACGCCACCGGCGGCTACGCCGAGCGGCGCGCCTCCTGCGAGCTCGGCGCCGCGACCCTCGGCGTGCCGTCGCTCCGCGAGCTGACGGTCGACGACCTGCCGCGCGCCCAGGAGCTCCTCGACGACGTCACCTACCGGCGCGTGAAGCACGTCGTGACCGAGGACGTCCGCGTGCTCGAGACCGTCCGCACCCTGCGCGAGCACGGTCCCCGGGCGATCGGCGATCTGCTCGACGCCGGCCACGTCTCACTCCGCGACGACTTCGAGATCTCGGTGCCCGAGCTCGACACCGCCGTCGAGGCGGCGCGCGGCGCCGGAGCGATCGGCGCCCGGATGACCGGCGGCGGCTTCGGCGGCTCCGCGATCGCCCTCACCCCGGTGGAGAAGGAGGAGGAGGTCCGCGCCGCGGTCCTCGCCGCCTTCGCCGAGAAGGGCTTCACGACTCCGGAGCTCTTCCTCGTCACGGCCGCCGACGGCGCGGGCCGCGTGCTCTGA
- a CDS encoding DeoR/GlpR family DNA-binding transcription regulator, translating to MRTDGEQESTSAIERRLRLRLAAESSGFVGVAPMADMLGVSVVTVRSDLALLASEGVLQRVRGGAIPAPRPTGERSLEEGLSAASDEKAAIGEEAAASVSSGQSIVLDVGTTPLAIAHALVAREELRDVTVITNGLSTALALEPAIPRFTVVVTGGTLRPLQHSLVEPLASELLERIRADIAFIGCTGVHPEAGVTNVNLPEATLKRRMLQAATRRVVVADSSKLGVVDLGRVAAPDEFDRLLTGAGAADGLVAALEEAGLAVTRCRTLGERVSP from the coding sequence ATGAGGACGGACGGCGAGCAGGAGTCCACGTCGGCGATCGAGCGCCGGCTGAGGCTGCGCCTGGCCGCCGAGAGCTCGGGCTTCGTCGGGGTCGCCCCGATGGCCGACATGCTCGGGGTCTCGGTCGTCACCGTCCGCTCCGATCTCGCCCTGCTCGCGAGCGAGGGCGTCCTCCAGCGGGTGCGCGGCGGGGCGATCCCGGCGCCGAGACCCACCGGCGAGCGCTCGCTCGAGGAGGGCCTGAGCGCCGCCTCCGACGAGAAGGCCGCGATCGGCGAGGAGGCCGCCGCCTCCGTCTCCTCCGGGCAGAGCATCGTGCTCGACGTGGGCACCACCCCGCTCGCCATCGCGCACGCGCTCGTGGCGCGGGAGGAGCTGCGCGACGTCACGGTGATCACGAACGGCCTCTCCACGGCGCTGGCGCTCGAGCCGGCCATCCCGCGCTTCACGGTCGTCGTCACCGGGGGCACTCTGCGGCCGCTGCAGCACTCGCTGGTCGAGCCGCTGGCGTCCGAGCTGCTCGAGCGGATCCGCGCCGACATCGCCTTCATCGGCTGCACCGGCGTGCACCCCGAGGCCGGCGTCACCAACGTCAATCTCCCGGAGGCGACCCTGAAGCGCCGGATGCTGCAGGCGGCGACCCGCCGGGTCGTGGTCGCGGACTCCTCGAAGCTCGGAGTGGTCGACCTCGGCCGGGTCGCCGCTCCCGACGAGTTCGACCGTCTGCTCACGGGGGCGGGGGCCGCCGACGGACTCGTCGCCGCTCTGGAGGAGGCGGGGCTCGCGGTCACCCGCTGCCGGACGCTCGGCGAGCGCGTCAGTCCGTAG
- a CDS encoding NAD(P)-dependent alcohol dehydrogenase — MLTVTAYAAPSATEPLVPTTIERRDVGPHDVLIEIAYSGICHSDIHTVRGDWGPVAYPLTVGHEIVGVVAEVGSEVTKHSVGDRVGVGCMVNSCRECENCLAGEEQYCLKGNTGTYASVDRDGTITQGGYSTHVVVVEDFVLRVPESIPYEAAAPLLCAGITTYSPLSHWEAGPGKRVAVVGLGGLGHMAVKFAHAMGAEVTVLSQTLSKKEDGLRLGADHYYATRDEATFTDLANTFDLIVNTVSAPLDLDAYLGLLRRNGTMVNVGAPAEALPLHVFTLFGARRSFAGSGIGGIRETQEMLDFCAEKGIASEVEVVSASQINEAYERVLASDVRYRFVIDASTFEK, encoded by the coding sequence ATGCTCACCGTCACCGCCTACGCCGCCCCCTCCGCGACCGAGCCGCTCGTCCCCACCACCATCGAGCGCCGCGACGTCGGACCGCACGACGTGCTCATCGAGATCGCCTACTCCGGCATCTGCCACTCCGACATCCACACCGTCCGCGGCGACTGGGGTCCGGTGGCGTACCCGCTGACCGTCGGCCATGAGATCGTCGGCGTCGTCGCCGAGGTCGGCTCCGAGGTCACCAAGCACTCCGTCGGCGACCGCGTCGGCGTCGGCTGCATGGTGAACTCCTGCCGCGAGTGCGAGAACTGCCTCGCGGGCGAGGAGCAGTACTGCCTGAAGGGCAACACCGGCACCTACGCCTCCGTCGACCGTGACGGCACCATCACCCAGGGCGGCTACTCCACGCACGTCGTCGTCGTCGAGGACTTCGTGCTCCGCGTGCCGGAGTCGATCCCCTACGAGGCCGCCGCTCCGCTGCTGTGCGCGGGCATCACGACCTACTCGCCGCTCTCGCACTGGGAGGCGGGCCCCGGCAAGCGCGTGGCCGTCGTCGGCCTCGGCGGGCTCGGCCACATGGCCGTCAAGTTCGCGCATGCGATGGGCGCCGAGGTCACCGTGCTCTCGCAGACCCTCAGCAAGAAGGAGGACGGCCTCCGCCTGGGCGCCGACCACTACTACGCGACGCGCGACGAGGCGACCTTCACCGATCTCGCGAACACCTTCGACCTGATCGTCAACACGGTCAGCGCGCCCCTCGACCTCGACGCCTACCTGGGGCTCCTGCGCCGCAACGGCACGATGGTGAACGTGGGCGCTCCGGCCGAGGCGCTGCCGTTGCACGTCTTCACGCTCTTCGGCGCCCGTCGCTCCTTCGCGGGCTCGGGCATCGGCGGCATCCGCGAGACCCAGGAGATGCTCGACTTCTGTGCCGAGAAGGGCATCGCGAGCGAGGTCGAGGTCGTCTCGGCCTCGCAGATCAACGAGGCCTACGAGCGGGTCCTCGCCTCGGACGTCCGCTACCGCTTCGTGATCGACGCCTCCACGTTCGAGAAGTGA
- a CDS encoding YbaK/EbsC family protein — MSERSHSAVDRVLADLDRHGVHPTVRWLDSAASTAALAAEALGVDVGQIANSLVFLLDGAPLLVLTSGGHRVDTAWLGVQLGGSITRAPAAEVKSATGQTIGGIAPVGHPAPLRTVVDAALAAYDVVWAAAGHAHTVYPTSFAELVRVTGGEARAVVPPDPAP; from the coding sequence ATGAGCGAACGGAGCCACTCGGCCGTCGACCGCGTCCTCGCCGACCTCGACCGGCACGGCGTGCACCCGACCGTGCGCTGGCTCGACTCGGCCGCGTCGACGGCCGCACTGGCGGCCGAGGCGCTGGGCGTCGACGTCGGTCAGATCGCCAACTCGCTCGTGTTCCTGCTCGACGGTGCGCCGCTGCTGGTCCTGACCAGCGGCGGCCACCGCGTCGACACCGCCTGGCTGGGCGTGCAGCTGGGTGGATCGATCACCCGGGCGCCGGCCGCGGAGGTGAAGTCCGCGACGGGCCAGACGATCGGCGGGATCGCGCCGGTGGGCCATCCCGCGCCGCTGCGCACCGTGGTCGACGCGGCCCTCGCCGCCTACGACGTGGTCTGGGCTGCGGCCGGGCACGCGCACACCGTCTACCCGACGAGCTTCGCCGAGCTGGTCCGGGTCACCGGGGGAGAAGCGCGCGCCGTCGTTCCGCCGGATCCGGCGCCGTAG
- a CDS encoding bifunctional methylenetetrahydrofolate dehydrogenase/methenyltetrahydrofolate cyclohydrolase — translation MTAQVLDGVATATAVKTEIAERVAALRERGVVPGLGTLLVGDDPASRSYVAGKHRDCAEVGIESIRVDLPATASADDIRAAIQQLNDSEAVTGYIIQLPLPKGIDENAMLELMDPDKDADGLHPTNLGRLVLGVEGELDSPLPCTPNGIVEMLQRHGIPTSGRHVVVVGRGLTVGRPLGLLLTRKGLDATVTLTHSRTADLAAEVRRADIVVAAVGVPGLIRADWVKPGAAVLDVGITRVENPETGRAKLTGDVAPEVAEVAGWLSPVPGGVGPMTRAMLIHNVVTAAERALR, via the coding sequence ATGACGGCACAGGTACTCGACGGCGTCGCGACGGCGACGGCGGTCAAGACGGAGATCGCGGAGCGGGTCGCCGCTCTGCGCGAGCGGGGCGTCGTGCCCGGGCTCGGCACGCTGCTGGTGGGGGACGATCCCGCCTCCCGCTCGTACGTCGCGGGCAAGCACCGCGACTGCGCGGAGGTCGGGATCGAGTCGATCCGCGTGGACCTCCCCGCGACCGCGTCGGCGGACGACATCCGCGCCGCCATCCAGCAGCTCAACGACTCGGAGGCCGTGACCGGGTACATCATCCAGCTCCCGCTGCCGAAGGGCATCGACGAGAACGCGATGCTCGAGCTCATGGATCCGGACAAGGACGCCGACGGCCTGCACCCCACCAACCTCGGCCGCCTGGTTCTCGGCGTCGAGGGCGAGCTGGACAGCCCGCTGCCCTGCACGCCGAACGGGATCGTCGAGATGCTGCAGCGCCACGGCATCCCGACCTCGGGCAGACACGTCGTCGTCGTGGGCCGCGGGCTCACCGTCGGCCGACCGCTCGGGCTCCTGCTCACGCGGAAGGGCCTCGACGCCACCGTGACCCTCACCCACTCCCGCACGGCCGATCTCGCCGCGGAGGTGCGCCGCGCCGACATCGTGGTGGCCGCCGTGGGCGTGCCCGGGCTCATCCGCGCCGACTGGGTGAAGCCCGGCGCCGCCGTGCTCGACGTGGGCATCACGCGGGTCGAGAACCCGGAGACGGGTCGCGCGAAGCTGACGGGCGACGTCGCACCGGAGGTGGCGGAGGTCGCGGGCTGGCTCTCGCCCGTGCCCGGCGGCGTCGGCCCGATGACGCGCGCGATGCTCATCCACAACGTGGTGACGGCGGCCGAGCGCGCCCTGCGCTGA
- a CDS encoding aldose 1-epimerase family protein: protein MADFTPAPATGRQFSLDLTAEGRTLHAVVTEVAAALRHLSVDGVEITASYPESTVPPFGSGIVLMPWPNRVKDGRWHHRGETLQLAITEPKYHNAIHGLLVSTPYRLVDQGPSFVELAAPVVPQAGYPFHLETSVRYELQADGLKVVHRVVNVGADEAPVAIGTHPFLAIGDVPTDELEITVDAAVHIEVDERLNPTVQNPVEGTEWDLRSGRRIGDLELDDAWADVRMVDGESVHGLRAADGRRVLLWADASHNFIQVFITRIFPDGDDVKTAIAVEPMTAPAEAFNSGQGLRWLEPGEEWTVAWGIRHEGFPTAS from the coding sequence ATGGCCGACTTCACCCCCGCCCCCGCCACCGGGCGCCAGTTCTCGCTCGACCTCACCGCCGAGGGACGCACCCTGCACGCCGTCGTGACGGAGGTGGCCGCAGCGCTGCGCCACCTCTCGGTCGACGGAGTGGAGATCACCGCCTCCTACCCGGAGAGCACCGTCCCGCCGTTCGGCTCGGGCATCGTCCTGATGCCCTGGCCCAACCGCGTGAAGGACGGGCGCTGGCACCACCGCGGCGAGACGCTCCAGCTCGCGATCACCGAGCCGAAGTACCACAACGCCATCCACGGCCTCCTGGTGAGCACCCCGTACCGCCTCGTCGACCAGGGCCCGTCCTTCGTCGAGCTGGCCGCGCCGGTCGTGCCGCAGGCGGGCTACCCGTTCCACCTCGAGACCTCGGTCCGCTACGAGCTGCAGGCCGACGGGCTGAAGGTCGTCCACCGCGTCGTCAACGTCGGAGCCGACGAGGCACCCGTCGCCATCGGCACGCACCCCTTCCTCGCCATCGGCGACGTGCCGACCGACGAGCTCGAGATCACCGTCGACGCGGCGGTGCACATCGAGGTCGACGAGCGCCTCAACCCCACCGTGCAGAACCCGGTCGAGGGCACCGAGTGGGACCTCCGCTCCGGCCGCCGCATCGGCGACCTCGAGCTCGACGACGCCTGGGCCGACGTCCGGATGGTCGACGGCGAGAGCGTGCACGGCCTCCGCGCCGCGGACGGCCGCCGCGTGCTCCTCTGGGCCGACGCCTCGCACAACTTCATCCAGGTCTTCATCACCCGGATCTTCCCCGACGGCGACGACGTGAAGACCGCGATCGCCGTGGAGCCGATGACCGCTCCCGCCGAGGCGTTCAACAGCGGGCAGGGCCTGCGCTGGCTCGAGCCGGGCGAGGAGTGGACCGTCGCGTGGGGCATCCGCCACGAGGGGTTCCCCACCGCGTCATGA
- the galT gene encoding galactose-1-phosphate uridylyltransferase: MNEAITLSAGVVKRPHTLADGRELLYFDDADTTLPPERAADARHLDPRPATARMRQDVLTGEWVSIAASRQNRVFLPPAELDPLAPASPTNPSEVPSRYDVAVFENRSPSFGPLLEDADAPASLEDLRTLGLGRTLTSVGRCEVVCFSPEHEGSFATLSASRARTVVEAWADRVGALSALPGVQQVFPFENRGEAIGVTLHHPHGQIYSYPYVTPRTTRLLASLDSYGPSMFADVLAFEQAGERVLLRGEHFTAFVPFAARWPVEVHLLPHRHVPDLAATTPEERDELAAMYQRLLRGIDALYDTPTPYIAAWHQAPVHERRDEVRLMLQITSPRRAETKLKYLAGSEAAMGAWIGDIAPETSAAALRAAIERAEAAVLEAGIAQRPDAALPVAAHSDDSLPGGAATPATTAADIAEENR; the protein is encoded by the coding sequence ATGAACGAAGCGATCACCCTCTCCGCCGGCGTCGTCAAGCGCCCGCACACGCTGGCCGACGGCCGCGAGCTCCTCTACTTCGACGACGCCGACACGACGCTCCCCCCGGAGCGCGCCGCCGACGCCCGCCACCTCGACCCCCGCCCCGCCACCGCGCGGATGCGCCAGGACGTGCTGACCGGCGAGTGGGTCTCCATCGCCGCGTCGCGCCAGAACCGCGTGTTCCTGCCGCCGGCCGAGCTCGATCCGCTCGCCCCGGCGTCGCCGACGAACCCGTCGGAGGTGCCCAGCCGCTACGACGTCGCCGTCTTCGAGAACCGCTCCCCCTCCTTCGGCCCGCTCCTCGAGGACGCGGACGCGCCCGCCTCGCTGGAGGACCTGCGCACCCTCGGGCTCGGCCGGACGCTGACCAGCGTCGGCCGCTGCGAGGTCGTCTGCTTCAGCCCCGAGCACGAGGGCTCGTTCGCCACGCTCAGCGCCTCCCGCGCCCGGACCGTGGTCGAGGCCTGGGCCGACCGCGTGGGCGCCCTCTCGGCCCTTCCCGGCGTGCAGCAGGTCTTCCCGTTCGAGAACCGCGGCGAGGCGATCGGCGTCACGCTGCACCACCCCCACGGGCAGATCTACTCCTACCCCTACGTCACGCCGCGCACGACCCGTCTGCTCGCCTCGCTCGACAGCTACGGGCCGTCGATGTTCGCCGACGTCCTCGCCTTCGAGCAGGCCGGCGAGCGCGTCCTCCTCCGCGGCGAGCACTTCACCGCGTTCGTGCCGTTCGCCGCGCGCTGGCCCGTCGAGGTGCACCTCCTGCCGCACCGCCACGTCCCGGACCTGGCGGCGACCACCCCGGAGGAGCGCGACGAGCTGGCTGCGATGTACCAGCGCCTGCTCCGCGGCATCGACGCCCTCTACGACACCCCGACGCCCTACATCGCCGCCTGGCACCAGGCCCCGGTGCACGAGCGCCGCGACGAGGTGCGCCTGATGCTCCAGATCACCTCGCCCCGCCGCGCCGAGACGAAGCTCAAGTACCTCGCGGGGAGCGAGGCCGCGATGGGCGCCTGGATCGGCGACATCGCCCCCGAGACGAGCGCCGCGGCCCTGCGCGCGGCGATCGAGCGGGCCGAAGCGGCCGTGCTCGAGGCCGGGATCGCACAGCGCCCCGACGCGGCGCTGCCGGTCGCCGCGCACAGCGACGACTCGCTTCCCGGCGGCGCCGCCACTCCCGCCACCACCGCCGCCGACATCGCCGAGGAGAACCGATGA